The genome window GCAGCATTTTCAGCACCATTACCTGACTGTAACCGTGCTGCAAATGTTTTGGAAATAACATGGATCACACCGCCCACCGCATCGGAGCCATAAATAGCCGAAGATGCGCCTTTCAAAACTTCAATCCGTTCAATTTCAGCAGGAGAAATTGGGATATAAGCATTGAAATGGCCGGTGTTGGGATCATTCAATCGTAAACCATCCAGAATGATCAGGACTTGCTGAAACGTTCCACCGCGTAGCACAATGTCACTCTGCGAACCCATCGGCCCGCGTGCCTGAATTTCCACGCCCGGCACATAACGCAGCAGATCATCGATGCTGTGCACGGGCAGGTTTTGGAAATACTCCCCTTTAATAACAGCAATGTTACGGCCGGTTTGCGAAGCGCGCTTTTCAACAAGAGAGGAAGTGACAGTAACCGGGTCAAGCGAAATATCCTGCGCATAAAGCGGATGCAAAATGCCTAATAAACTAATAAGTCCAAGGCTTGTAAAAACAAAAATTGCCGGGCTTTTCAAAGCCCGGATCAGAAGAGAAAGGATAGTTGTCATCATGGCTGAGATATCAGAATCAAATATATTTTTTACAAACTTACTATCTTGCCGGACTGTTAACATGCTCCGGTTTTAAGTTTATGAGTAGTCCGGTTGAAATCCCATTCCAAAGTATTGTGACCATTGACCGGCAAAATGAGACGCCGGTTTATCTCCAAATTTCGCGTCAGATGATCAATGCGATCCAGCGCGGCGTGCTTTATACAGGTGCCAGATTGCCCGGAACACGGTCATTGGCTGAGATCTTATCGGTTCATAGAAAAACCGTGGTGGCCGCTTATAATGAACTCGATGCGCAGGGGTGGATCGAACTTCGGCCGAACAAGGGGACATTCGTCACCCAAAAATCACCTGCAATTGCTGATAGTCCGGCGTCTTTTAATGCTGATTATCTTGTCAAATATCCTCAAAAAACGGGTTTTGCATTTGAAGAAAGCATGCTGCTGGACAGGCCGGTTTCCGTTTCCAAAGCCGAGCTGGAATTCACCGACGGTCTTCCCGACGTGCGCCTGGCTCCCATGGACAAGCTGGCAAAAGCCTATTCCAGCGTTTTAAGGCGAAATAATAACCGCAAATTGCTCGGTTACTCGCATGTGGAAGGCAATGCGTTTTTCAGGACGAAACTGGCTGATTACCTGAATAATACGCGCGGCTTGCATATTGGCAAAGAGAACATTATCACCACGCGAGGCATTCAAATGGGCATTTACCTGGCCTCCATGCTGCTCCTCAAAAAAGGCGATCACGTGGTGGTGGGTAACCTGAGTTACTATACTGCGAATATGATTTTCCAACAGGCCGGGGCCAACATTATTTCGGTTCTGGTGGATGAGCATGGCATATCGGTGGAAGCAGTGCGGAAGTTGTGCGAAACAAAACGGATACGGATGCTTTACATCACACCGCATCATCATTATCCCACAACGGTGACGCTGAGCGCGGAGCGGCGCATGGAATTGCTTAATCTTTCGGTGCAATATGGCTTCATTATCCTGGAAGACGACCATGATTATGATTTTCACTATAATAGCAGTCCGGTTTTGCCGCTTGCAAGCGCCGATCCGGCGGGAATGGTGGTTTATATCGGCTCATTCTGCAAAGCGCTGGCGCCCGGACTGCGCTCCGGCTACATTGTGGCGCCGCAAAACCTGATTACGGAACTGGGGAAATTTCGGAGGATCATCGACCGCCAGGGAGATCTGATGATGGAGCAGGCATTGGGTGAACTTTTGGATGAAGGAGAAATTCAGCGGCATATCAAGAAAGCACAGAAGGTTTATCATCAGCGACGCGATCTTTTGGGAACATTACTGCAAGCAGATTTCCAGGAATATCTCCATTTTAAAACACCTCCCGGCGGCCTGGCGATCTGGACAGAATGGCGGAAGGATGTTAATCTAATGCGCCTTAGCAAGAACTGTTTGAAACAAAACCTGCATTTACCACAGACACTACTCTTCCAAACCGGCCAGCTGAGTGCTATGCGGCTTGGATTTGGGAATCTGGATGAAGGAGAAATCCGGACGGCGGTTGAAATCCTGAATTATTCAATTAATTTGTGATTTAATCATATCCTTCTGGTTTTCACTTTGCTTTCTTCCCAACATATGAATAAGAGAACCTTTATTAAACTTTCATCCGCATTAATGACAGCTCCATTATTTACACCATTAACCGGCTGGGCAAACACCGATAAATTGAAAAACTGGGCAGGGAATTTAGAATACAGCACGCAAAAGCTGGATCAGGCGAAGAATCTGGCACAGGTTCAGGACATTGTGAAGAAATATCCAAAGCTTAAAGTGCTGGGAACCAAGCATTGCTTCAATAACATTGCGGACACTAAGGATCAGTTTATTTCCTTGGTAAATGCGGAGGAGCAGATGGTTTTGGATGAAAAAAACAAAACTGTAACCGTGAATTCCGGCATGAAATACGGACAATTAAGTCCCTATCTGCATCAAAAAGGGTTTGCGCTGCATAATCTGGCATCCTTGCCGCACATTTCGGTTGCGGGTGCCTGCGCTACGGCCACGCACGGTTCCGGGGATAAAAATGGTAGCCTGGCGACTGCGGTTTCGGGAATGGAGATCGTTACAGCGGCGGGTGATGTGATGCAACTGAGCCGTAAAAAGGATGGGGAGAAATTCAATGCGGCCGTTGTAAACCTGGGCGCTTTGGGCGTGGTGACGAAAGTGACACTGGATATTGTGCCGACATTCATGATGGGGCAGTTTGTGTATGAAAACCTGCCTCTGAACCAACTGAAGGATAATTTTGAAAAAATAGAATCGAGCGGATACAGCGTGAGCTTGTTCACAAACTGGCAAAGTAACGACATTACGGAGGTTTGGGTTAAGCAAAAAATAGAAGACGGAAAGCCGTTGAAAGCAGAAAAAGAATTCTTCGGCGCGAAACTGGCGACTAAAAACCTGCACCCGATCCCAGAACTGTCTGCCGAAAACTGCACCGAGCAAATGGGCGTTTCCGGTCCCTGGTATGAGCGCATGCCGCATTTCAAAATGGGCTTTACTCCCAGCAGCGGTGTGGAGCTGCAATCAGAATTTTTTGTGCCCAGAAAAAACGCGGTGGATGCGATTATGGCCATTTCCAAGCTGGGAAGCCAGGTCGGGCCGCATTTGCTAACTTCTGAAATACGAACTATCGCGGCGGACAATTTCTGGATGAGCCCTTGTTATAAGCAGGATTCTGTGGCGATTCATTTTACGTGGAAGCAGGAATGGGACGCCGTGAGCAAGCTGCTGCCAGTCATTGAGCGTGAGCTTGCGCCCTACAATGTGCGTCCGCATTGGGGAAAGCTGTTTTCGGTTTCGCCGGATCTGCTTGCAAAGCGTTATGTGAAAATGGAAGAATTCAAGGAGCTGGCCCAGGAAATGGATCCGAAAGGGAAATTCAGGAATGACTTTCTGAACCTCAATATTTTCAGAGTTCGAAAAATTAATAGGCCTTTCGGTGAATGATTACGGCCCTTTATTTTGTTCTCTAATAGTCCGCTATGAATATTTTATGCTGACCAACATTCGTTGTGTAAGCGTGGATCAACACCTTGTAAACCAAATAAAATAATGGCAGCAAAATTGAGGGAACTTCCGAATGCAGGAGAGCCGAATATGGCCGAGCCGGCAGCGGCACGGGAAATTACATCCGATAAGATCATTGAATTATATATGCACGATTGCCTGGAACAGAATAAAAAGCCGGAGTCGGTTTACCTGTTCTGCAAGCGGCATGGCATTGTCGAGAAGGAATTTTACAAACATTTCTCTTCAATCGAAGCAATTGAAAAAAGCGTTTTTGTGAGCTTTCACAGACTGGCCGTTAACCTCATGAGACAAAGTGGCGATATGCCGTCGCTTGGTTTTCGGGATAAGCTTTTAACTTACTATTTTACTTATTTTGAGATACTTACGGCAAACAGAAGTTATGTTGTATTTGATCTCAAAAGTGAAAAGAACCGTTTGGCTGGATTAATGAAGTTGAAAGATTTCAGGAGTCAGTTTAAATCGTTCGTTAATGAAATCAGCGAAGGTTATCTGAAATCCAAAAGCGAGCGGATCCGCAAGGCGCAACAGGATGCATTGGAAGAAGGTGCGTGGATACAGTTTATGGTAACCCTCAAATTCTGGCTGGATGACGAGTCTATCGGCTTTGAAAAAACAGACCTTTTCATCGAAAAATCAATCCGCGCGACATTCGATCTGATCGACATTACGCCGCTGGAAAGCGTTATCGATTTTGGTAAATTTCTCATCAAAGAAAAGTTAAAGTAGGAATGGAAACAATTGACAGCATCCCTACTTCGAAAATTCAGCGTGCAACCAGATTGATTTCGACCGGTGTAAAAATCGGGGGTAACTATTTAAAATATTACGGTGAGAAAATCACCAATCCTGAATCGGCGCGGGATAACTTGAATACAAACAACGCTGAGGATATTTACGACGGACTTAAGAACCTGAAAGGCAGTGCCCTAAAAGTGGCGCAAATGCTGAGTATGGAGAAAAACTTCCTTCCGCAAGCTTATGTGGAGAAATTTTCTTTGTCCCAATTCTCCGTTCCGCCGTTGTCGGCTCCGCTGGTTGTGAAGACATTCAGAAAGTATTTCGGCAAATCGCCGCTTGATCTTTTTGATTCCTTTGACGCTAATGCGATCAATGCTGCGAGCATTGGCCAGGTGCATAAAGCGACGAAAGACGGCAAGGATCTGGCTGTGAAAATCCAGTATCCGGGTGTTGCGGAGAGCATTTCTTCGGACCTGGCGATGGTGAAACCGATTGCGATGAGCATGTTCAACATTCAGGCGAAGGATTCTGATAAATATTTCAAGGAGGTGGAGACCAAGCTGACGGAGGAAACCAATTATTATCTTGAAATAGCCCAAAGCACGGAAATTGCCGAGGCCTGCGCACACATTCCTAACCTGCGTTTCCCAAAATATTATCCGGAATTATCCTGCGAAAGGGTGATTTCAATGGATTGGATGACGGGCAAGCATTTGTCGGAATTCACGAAAACGAATACGGACCAGAATCTGGCCAACAAGATCGGGCAGGCGCTTTGGGATTTTTATATGTTCCAGGTGCATCAGTTGCGAAAAGTGCATGCCGATCCTCATCCGGGCAATTTTCTGGTAGACGATGCCGGGAACCTGATCGCCATTGATTTTGGGTGCATTAAGGAGATTCCGGAGTCGTTTTACACGCCTTATTTTGAGCTGGCAGAGCCGGATAAGTTGAATGATCCTGAGGTTTTCTATTCAAGAATGGAAGCGCTGGAAATTCTTTCGAGCAAGGACACGCCTCAGGAAACGGTTTATTTTTCGAAGCTTTTTAAAGAGATTTTATCGTTGCTAACCCAGCCGTTCCAGTCGGATACATTTGATTTTTCGGATGAAATATTCTTTGGAAAACTGGCAGAATTGGGTGAGAAATATGCAAATGATAAAGAACTGCGCAAAATGAATGTCAAC of Dyadobacter chenhuakuii contains these proteins:
- a CDS encoding D-arabinono-1,4-lactone oxidase, producing MNKRTFIKLSSALMTAPLFTPLTGWANTDKLKNWAGNLEYSTQKLDQAKNLAQVQDIVKKYPKLKVLGTKHCFNNIADTKDQFISLVNAEEQMVLDEKNKTVTVNSGMKYGQLSPYLHQKGFALHNLASLPHISVAGACATATHGSGDKNGSLATAVSGMEIVTAAGDVMQLSRKKDGEKFNAAVVNLGALGVVTKVTLDIVPTFMMGQFVYENLPLNQLKDNFEKIESSGYSVSLFTNWQSNDITEVWVKQKIEDGKPLKAEKEFFGAKLATKNLHPIPELSAENCTEQMGVSGPWYERMPHFKMGFTPSSGVELQSEFFVPRKNAVDAIMAISKLGSQVGPHLLTSEIRTIAADNFWMSPCYKQDSVAIHFTWKQEWDAVSKLLPVIERELAPYNVRPHWGKLFSVSPDLLAKRYVKMEEFKELAQEMDPKGKFRNDFLNLNIFRVRKINRPFGE
- the pdxR gene encoding MocR-like pyridoxine biosynthesis transcription factor PdxR — its product is MSSPVEIPFQSIVTIDRQNETPVYLQISRQMINAIQRGVLYTGARLPGTRSLAEILSVHRKTVVAAYNELDAQGWIELRPNKGTFVTQKSPAIADSPASFNADYLVKYPQKTGFAFEESMLLDRPVSVSKAELEFTDGLPDVRLAPMDKLAKAYSSVLRRNNNRKLLGYSHVEGNAFFRTKLADYLNNTRGLHIGKENIITTRGIQMGIYLASMLLLKKGDHVVVGNLSYYTANMIFQQAGANIISVLVDEHGISVEAVRKLCETKRIRMLYITPHHHYPTTVTLSAERRMELLNLSVQYGFIILEDDHDYDFHYNSSPVLPLASADPAGMVVYIGSFCKALAPGLRSGYIVAPQNLITELGKFRRIIDRQGDLMMEQALGELLDEGEIQRHIKKAQKVYHQRRDLLGTLLQADFQEYLHFKTPPGGLAIWTEWRKDVNLMRLSKNCLKQNLHLPQTLLFQTGQLSAMRLGFGNLDEGEIRTAVEILNYSINL
- a CDS encoding ABC1 kinase family protein, translating into METIDSIPTSKIQRATRLISTGVKIGGNYLKYYGEKITNPESARDNLNTNNAEDIYDGLKNLKGSALKVAQMLSMEKNFLPQAYVEKFSLSQFSVPPLSAPLVVKTFRKYFGKSPLDLFDSFDANAINAASIGQVHKATKDGKDLAVKIQYPGVAESISSDLAMVKPIAMSMFNIQAKDSDKYFKEVETKLTEETNYYLEIAQSTEIAEACAHIPNLRFPKYYPELSCERVISMDWMTGKHLSEFTKTNTDQNLANKIGQALWDFYMFQVHQLRKVHADPHPGNFLVDDAGNLIAIDFGCIKEIPESFYTPYFELAEPDKLNDPEVFYSRMEALEILSSKDTPQETVYFSKLFKEILSLLTQPFQSDTFDFSDEIFFGKLAELGEKYANDKELRKMNVNRGSKHFIYINRTFFGLFSLLHDLKATVETKQLVA
- a CDS encoding TetR family transcriptional regulator C-terminal domain-containing protein, whose product is MAAKLRELPNAGEPNMAEPAAAREITSDKIIELYMHDCLEQNKKPESVYLFCKRHGIVEKEFYKHFSSIEAIEKSVFVSFHRLAVNLMRQSGDMPSLGFRDKLLTYYFTYFEILTANRSYVVFDLKSEKNRLAGLMKLKDFRSQFKSFVNEISEGYLKSKSERIRKAQQDALEEGAWIQFMVTLKFWLDDESIGFEKTDLFIEKSIRATFDLIDITPLESVIDFGKFLIKEKLK